Below is a window of Candidatus Methylomirabilota bacterium DNA.
CGTCCGAACCGACCAGTATCACATCGACATCCTGGCCGCCCACTTCGTTCAGCACCCGGACTGGTTCGACGTGGTGGTGGCGTCGAATCTCTTCGGGGACATCCTCTCCGATCTCGGCCCGGCGATCGCCGGCTCCATCGGGCTGGCGCCGGGCGGCAACATCAACCCGGAGAAGCAGTACCCCTCGATGTTCGAGCCGGTACACGGCTCGGCGCCGGACATCGCCGGCCGCGGCATCGCGAACCCGATCGCGCAGATCTGGACGGGCGCCATGATGCTGGAGCACCTGGGGCACCCCGACGCCGCCCGCGCCGTCGTGCAGGCGATCGAGCAGGTGGTGGCGGACGGGAAGGTCGTGACGCGCGACCTGGGTGGCAAGGCCTCGACGACCGAGGTGGGGCAGGCGATCGCGGCCCTCCTGTAAGGCGGGCCCAACCGACTTCGTCACGCGACCCGCGGAAGGTCCCGCTCGTCCGGAACCTCTCGCGGGGAGCCGCCATGCCCGAGTTGCCGGACGTCACCGTCTACATCGAGGCTCTCGCGCCGCGGATCGTCGGCCGGCGGCTCGAGCGGGTCCGCCTGGTGAGCCCGTTCGTCCTCCGCTCCGTCGATCCGCCCTGGTCGGCGCTCGTCGGGCAGACGGTGCGCGGCCTCCGCCGACTCGGCAAGCGCATCGCCATCGGCTTCCAGGACGAGCTCTTCCTGATCCTCCACCTGATGATCGCCGGGCGCCTCCACTGGAAGCCGGCCGCCGCGAAGGTGCCGGCCAGGATCGGTCTGGCCGCCTTCGACTTTTCCTCGGGCACCCTCCTCCTCACGGAGGCGGGCTCGACGCGGCGGGCGGCCCTCTACGTCGTGCGTGGAGAGCCCGGGCTCCGAGAACACGACCCCGGGGGCCTCGAGGCGCTCGAGGCGGACCTTCCTGCCTTCCGGGCCGCGCTCACGCGCGAGAGCCACACGCTCAAGCGCGTGCTCACCGACCCCCGGCTCTTCAGCGGAATCGGCAATGCCTACTCGGACGAGATCCTTCACCGGGCGAAGCTCTCGCCCGTGCGCCTGACCCGGCAGCTCACCGAGGCCGAGATCGCACGGCTGTTCCAGGCCACGCGGTCCACGCTCACCGAGTGGACCGAGCGCCTGCGGCGCGAGGCCGGGCAGGGCTTTCCCGAGCACGTCACGGCATTCCACCCGGCGATGGCCGTCCATGGCCGCTACGGCCAGCCGTGGCCGAACTGCGGGCCGCCCGTGCAGCGGATCGTCTATGCCGAGAACGAGACCAATTACTGCGCGCGCTGTCAGACCGGCGGCCGGCTCCTCGCCGACCGCGCCCTCTCGCGCCTCCTCAAGCAGGACTGGCCGCGAACCCTCGAGGAGCAGGATGAGCTGCGCGGGGGCGGGCCGTCGGGCGCGGCCTCCCCAACGCGTCGGAGCTAAAGCAGGGCCTGGAGGATTGCCCGCGCCTCGTCGCGCCCGAGCGG
It encodes the following:
- a CDS encoding DNA-formamidopyrimidine glycosylase family protein; this translates as MPELPDVTVYIEALAPRIVGRRLERVRLVSPFVLRSVDPPWSALVGQTVRGLRRLGKRIAIGFQDELFLILHLMIAGRLHWKPAAAKVPARIGLAAFDFSSGTLLLTEAGSTRRAALYVVRGEPGLREHDPGGLEALEADLPAFRAALTRESHTLKRVLTDPRLFSGIGNAYSDEILHRAKLSPVRLTRQLTEAEIARLFQATRSTLTEWTERLRREAGQGFPEHVTAFHPAMAVHGRYGQPWPNCGPPVQRIVYAENETNYCARCQTGGRLLADRALSRLLKQDWPRTLEEQDELRGGGPSGAASPTRRS